The Chaetodon auriga isolate fChaAug3 chromosome 4, fChaAug3.hap1, whole genome shotgun sequence region GACTCCAAAGTCCCATTCAGTCTTTCCTTTAACCTGAACCTCAAAGTAAAATCTGCCTGAAGAGAAACTCTGCTttcctaaaacacaaacacacaaagaaaatctCTCTGGGTTGTGTGGAAGAGTCTTCCTAACATCACCATGATTCACTTGTTTCCCATCATCAGACAGGATGAGTTCAGGATGTGCTGTATCAGGATCAAGAGTCACATCCACTGCATACTGCTGGaccctcttcagctctgcttcaatcagcttcttcatctctttaCTGAGTGTCTTCTCCAGCTGAGCCACAGCTCTCACCACAGTCCCCTCATATGATGCTGGAGGGACGCTGAGCTCTGTCCAGTCTTTGGTGGTTGGGACGTCCAGAGACGAGAAGCTTTGGAGAAAGTGGAGGTGGTCTTCAGAGCGtgagagctgctccacctcagtgcttctcttcatcagctcagagatttcttgttccagctctttgatgaaaacttcagtctctttttctgttgttttctgcttctcttcaaTGGTTTTGATGAGCTCATCCAGGCCTCTCTCAACAGACTTCATCAGAGAAGTGAAGACCTGAACACCTTCTgctatctctctgtctgcatcttCCTTGCTGAGCCTCACTGACTGTTTGAGCTCCTCAATCTTCAGTCGTCTCTTCTGGATCACCTGCTGAATTTCagcctctgtcttcctcagctcGGCCTTCTTTCCATCATATTCTTCTCTCAGAGGAACAACATCATGTGTCTTGTGGTCTAAAACAGTGcagagcatgcagacacatgtgTGGTCGGTCTTACAGAACAGCTCCAGAGGTTTATCGTGCTTCATGCACATCCTGCCTTCCAGGTTCTCCACAGGGTCGATCAGCTGATGTCTCTTCAGGCGTGAAGCTGTCAGATGAGGCTCCAGGTGAGTCTCACAGTAGGAGACCAGGCAGACCAGGCAGGACTTCAGTGCCTTCAGTTTGGTTCCAGTGCAGACGTCACAGGGAACTTCTCCTGGTTTGGACACTTGTTgttctgaactgctgctgctgacttcctgctgagTCGACTGTCTGAACTGAGCAACCATCTCAGAGAACAAAGTATTGACCCTCAAATCAGGCCTTGTGGTAAAAGCCTCCTTACACGTGGGACACTGGCAGCTCTCATTAATTTTCCAGTGTTCAGTGATGCAGTTTTTACAGAAGTTGTGTCCACAAGGTGTGGTGACTGGG contains the following coding sequences:
- the LOC143319442 gene encoding E3 ubiquitin-protein ligase TRIM21-like, whose product is MSAANSLMSEDQFLCSICLDVFTDPVTTPCGHNFCKNCITEHWKINESCQCPTCKEAFTTRPDLRVNTLFSEMVAQFRQSTQQEVSSSSSEQQVSKPGEVPCDVCTGTKLKALKSCLVCLVSYCETHLEPHLTASRLKRHQLIDPVENLEGRMCMKHDKPLELFCKTDHTCVCMLCTVLDHKTHDVVPLREEYDGKKAELRKTEAEIQQVIQKRRLKIEELKQSVRLSKEDADREIAEGVQVFTSLMKSVERGLDELIKTIEEKQKTTEKETEVFIKELEQEISELMKRSTEVEQLSRSEDHLHFLQSFSSLDVPTTKDWTELSVPPASYEGTVVRAVAQLEKTLSKEMKKLIEAELKRVQQYAVDVTLDPDTAHPELILSDDGKQVNHGDVRKTLPHNPERFSLCVCVLGKQSFSSGRFYFEVQVKGKTEWDFGVARESVSRKGKIALGPENGYWTTWLRNGNEYRALDDPSVSLSLRSQPQKVGVFVDYEEGLVSFYDVDAAALIYSFTGCSFTEKLFPYFSPCSNDGGKNSAPLIISVVNQTA